CACGGGTTGGTCAAAGTATGATACAGCTAATGGTTTCCCGAGCATTTGGACTTGGAGAGTAGCGGTGGATAGTTCTGATACTGCTTGGATTGGCACTCTTGGAAAGGGTTTAATAAAGTTTGATGGTCAAAATGCTGTGGTTTATAATAGGAGTAATTCCAGTTTACCTGGGGACACGGTTTTTTCTATAGCTGTAGAAAGCTCAGGGAAGATTTGGGTGGCTACAAACAAAGGTATTGCAAAATTTGATAGGTCTCAATGGACAGTGTTTACCAGGTCTAACACTGGCTTGCCAGTTGGTTTTGTTGGAACTATAGCTGTTGATAAACAGGGGAATAAATGGTTTATAAGTTATTTTGGTTGGAGAATTTTGGTATATCGTGAGGGTGGGGTTATACTTGATGTTGAGCGTGTGGTTGATGTGATGCCATCTTCGTTTAAGTTATATCAAAATTATCCAAATCCATTTAATCCCAATACAACGATTGAGTTTGAGATACCTGAAAGAGCCAGTGTTAAATTAGTTGTTTATGATATTTTAGGTCGTGAGGTTGAGAAACTCGTTGATAAGGAATTGGAGCCGGGAAGATACAAGGTAAATTTTGAGGGGAGCGAGCTTTCAAGCGGTGTTTATTTTTATCGGCTTGAAGCGGGTAAATTTGCGGATGTAAAGAAAATGCTTTTGGTTAAGTAATCAGAGCTCACCCTCATCTTAATCCTTTTTGTTAATTAAAGCGGTGGTTTCATATCATTGATTTGAGGATTAAGATGAGGGTTTTTTGTTTCATTGTTTTTATTCTTCGGGGTTTTGGAAATTTGTTTCTTTTTGATTATCTTTACATCCCAGTAAAACAAAAATTTAACGGGCGGATTATGTTTGAGAATTTTAAGTCAAAAATTGATGAGATATCC
The Candidatus Thermokryptus mobilis genome window above contains:
- a CDS encoding T9SS type A sorting domain-containing protein; this translates as TGWSKYDTANGFPSIWTWRVAVDSSDTAWIGTLGKGLIKFDGQNAVVYNRSNSSLPGDTVFSIAVESSGKIWVATNKGIAKFDRSQWTVFTRSNTGLPVGFVGTIAVDKQGNKWFISYFGWRILVYREGGVILDVERVVDVMPSSFKLYQNYPNPFNPNTTIEFEIPERASVKLVVYDILGREVEKLVDKELEPGRYKVNFEGSELSSGVYFYRLEAGKFADVKKMLLVK